The genomic segment taataatcaaaatattaaattcatacAACCAAAGATTGGTATTCTCATACAATCAAAAATCGAAGCCAAATGCTCACCTAATACTAAAAGcatgaaatttaattcaagaTCAAACTAAGTGACCATCCCCAAAAAAGCACCTAAGTGAaactatcttaatttttttttttttttttaaatctaagtAACTTATGCTTAGAACTAAACTAAAGAGGTTGTCAAATTCACAGTAAAGGTCCAAATAAATCCCTCAACAAAGAATCTCTTAAAGTGTCAATGGGCCACCAAGAAATGACTACAAATCAAGAGAAAAGTACATGAAGCACCTAGAACCACATGTGTtaagaagacaaaaaaagagGGTTTACACTAGTCATTAAGGCATTAAATGCATAACAATTGACCGTTGGCCTTTTTGAGGTTCCATTGGGTCTCGACTGGACCTAGACCAAGAAGGGTCAAGCCTCGACCAAGAATGCAAACTCATTGTTTGATTTTGGACAAAAACGAGAGTAATTTTTATCCTCGAACGAGAATGCAAACTCATTGTCTGATTTTGAACAAAAACAAGAGTAATTTTGTATCCTCGATTAGGAAgagtgtggacccgcatttttcacgtgcgtccccactcgatcggcgagactcgcttttgattatgtgaaaaattaattttagaaaagttggagtcgccacttattttatttttattttaaagggaaaataaaacaagaaagaaaaccctaaaatgtgactccataatttttggaaaaaagcatgtctttgaaaaacccgagtctaagtccggggatcaggttacctattgggaaggtacctttaagaggtagcacccctctaagccctttaaaggtctctactgacaaaattaagggaagtgtggcaattaatcagttaattatagatacctagaTAGGCTTAGTGATTTTAGAGAATGGCATGCCAAACACAATCAAattgcaataaaggagagttagggtgcgtacctgaaccgctcttcaagcgctatcataaaacataaaagttagtgtagaaatgtagcacacaacatttgttttattcaagcaaatcaggcatatatcaagacatccaagaatcacgtcaaatatggatatggtcatcaatggcatacaagtccatagagttctagaaaatagatgagaagagagcgtacctggatagcaagctaataCTCCTCTATGGGAATCAAGGTTAAcccaataacaaatataaaacaaattcaagcatatctccaagaggaatcaaaatcaattaaataccaaacaatcatctttaaaatcaatattagtgAAGATATCAAGAATGTAGGACCcccccaccaaagtccatattactTTTGCACGAATCGAttcaatgaattccattgtttggaatcatgaagtttgttcatgcttattgaaaaatcgagaaaaccatgaaaattagttaaaaatcagATAAAACAGTGAAAGTGCATGCCcgaaggaaaatggcagcaaatagCATGttaaaattgggattttatACCTAGATGCTCCTAAGATGGATTTTTTCAAAGCTGGGAATATTCAATTGAACAAtggtttcaaaattcaatttaaaacagtaagttcccaatcaaagaagtaaATAGAGGAGAAAGTGTGTGCAGCGAGATAGCCATGATGGACTGGAGCTTGGGAGGTTTAGCTGTTGCTGGATTGCTGATGGTTGTATGAAGAGGCCTCTGTGCATTGCTGGCACGTTTGGAGTAGAGCTGGCCATATTCATTTCAAAGCACGCGCTCACTTGAGAAACCCTGATAAGACTTTTATGCAGGTCATGAGGTAAGAGTGTTGGTGCACAATTGAAATCCTCCAACAGTCTCTGTGCAACTTTTTCCGTTCACTTGCATCTATTTTAACCTTGAGAGACCCCACATAAATAAACGGTGTTTCAGGGGAGAAACCATCCTTTAAATGCAATAGAAAGACATCTTCATCTAAACTAAAGCATCATTTGGCAATCACTTTATCTCTTTCAAGATGCAGCCAAGGTATTCTCTGATTTATCTACAGCCATGATGTTGTGAAAATCAGCTGTGAGTCCTTTCAAAAATCTGGCAAAGCTCCTCTTCAAGAAACTATATTGTCCCCCTTAAAAATCTGGTCCTGCTTCTTCTTTCAAGATCTTCATTCTCCATATTTCTGAGTTTAAATTCCAAAATCTCATGCGAAGATTCATTGGCTGCAGATATGTCCTGACGGATGGCCTGACTCCAACATGTAATAACTTTCTATGAATTCTGGGTCCACATCTGGTTTGGGAATGTGTAGAGATAGATTCTCTTATCTTAACATCTGAATTCTATTTCTATTGTCAACTTGCTCACAAACAAATCTCTTCGACTGAATGCTCGCGTCTTAATTGATTTTCAGATGTCCAGTTCCTCGGATGACTCCTCATTCATCAGGCGTATCAAATTGCCcataataagaaattaatccTCAGTCAAAAGATTCAGCAACTTAGTCGCGTGTGTGAAGTCAAATGGGCAGTAAGCTAGAGATTTTCTGATGGATCTTACATTTCTGGACTTTTGAAAGTGGCTGCCAAGAATACACCAAGCTCCTCTATCCTCTTGTTCCTCCTGAAGGTTTCTTCTCTCTTCTGTCATCTTTGTGCCAAGAGAATCCTcttgattctcatattgtggGGTCTCATCTTCCACTGTGCTCTCATAGTCCAACTTTGTAGTTATGGTGCTGATTCCATGCTCCTGTTCCTCAGAAATTAATGCAGTAGACATTTCCTGAAGTTGCTCTTCTGGATTTTCTGCTTCTATAGTTTGATCAGCAGTGATCTCATCTTCAATAACTGCTTCGAAACTTTGATATGTGCATTCAGATATTGTATCAGATGGtcctttgatttcttctttaattATACGTTCTTCTGATTCTTCCACAATTAGGCTTTTCTGTgttccatcattttcttcaacacATTGTTCTCTGGACTCAGATATTGTTTCAGAAGCTCCTTCAATTGCTTCAACTTCATCTACATGTGGCTTTTCCAGAATTTCACTCTCCTTGTTTCTGTTCTCACATGCAATAGCTGGAAGTTGAGACACCCCTTCAGAGGTTTCTTCAAGCTTAACTCTGTCAACTTCTTCACCATGTGGACTAGTTTCAGTTGCGGTGTTTGTTTGCAATGTCTTATCTTCTGAACTAGTCTCAATGATCTTTATATGCTTGTCATCCAGCTGAGCTTCCTGCAAGCTTGTCTGTTCTGTTTCCTCTTTTTCAGATGCAGTATCAATATTGTTAGAGCAAGTGTCCGCGTCTTCTATGACTTCCTCCTTAATTTCTTCTGATATTCCAGATACAGAGCTGGAGACGTCCGCTTTCTTCTCACTACCctgtttctgtagcatctcttCTTCCATTGCTTTTATAACGGGAGATCCTTCAGGGTCTTTGCTGAAATCTTCCTCAACCTCTAGGTTCGCTTTTTCAGTTTGCACTTCTGAATCTGTTGCGCTAGGATTCTCATTGGATACTGTCTCAGAATGTTGCTCCTTGTCAACTGATTCATCTTCAATGGATACTGCAGGAAATTCcttgatctctctctctctctctatgatcagttctttgatgttttcaCGTTCTTCTGCAGCTTTCTCAGCTCCCTCAGGCACCTCTTCTGACAGCTCCATGACCTTGTCACTTTCTGTTGGAGAATCTGAGTATTTTATTGCAGACGCATTTTCTTGATGCTCTAACTGTGATACTTCATCTAGAGTAATGCATTCTTCTTTTGATGGTTCAATCGGATTAATTTGCTGTATGTTCTCATTGAGTTCAAGTACCAATCCAGAAATTTCACCTTCCTTTGCCTTTCCATCTTCTGAGTACCTAATTATGGTTGTAATTCCATGGTCCTGTTCTTTAGAAAGCAATGTTTTGGATGTTTCCTGATGTTGCTCTTCTGATTTTCCTGCTGTGGCAGTCTGCATAACATTAATTTCATCTTCAATAACTGCTTCAACACCTTGATGGTTGCACCCATACACTAATTCAGATGGTCCTTTGACTTCTTCTTTAATTATACCTTCTGATTCTTCCACAGTTAGGCTTTTGTTCAGAGGAACTGCATGTTCCATTGGTAGATGAAGAAGACTGCCTCTTAACTTCACCAAAAGTAACTGGAATTTCTGAACCTTTACGACTTGGATGGCAAGTTGGCTTTGAAGAAGTTAATTTCCCATCAGACTGCACAGCCTTCAAATCACGGTTATTGCTTATAGAAGAAACTGAAACAGATTCGCCACGAGATGCAGGTTTTTGATCAGGCTTTGGTGTAGAAACACTAGAACCAGCCATTGCTGAACTACCCAATGTACGTTCTGATTTAAACGAATTCTTCCTATCAAATGAGTTTCGTTCTATAGcctattttaatcattttggaTTCTGAACATGAGAAAAATTAGGGGAGAGCATTTTTACTTTTGATTCAGTAGCATTTAAACGGCCTGAGGATTTAAATGACATGGATTTTCCCATCATTTTACTAACACCCTCCTTCATATCAAGGGAAGCAGGTTCCCTAACCCTCTTCTGCTTTTCAGGAAGAACTTCCTCTACAGGTTTCACTTTTGGTTTTGTGTTTGAAGTGCTgaaagaattagactttaacaAAGCACCACGAGGTGTAAGTCGTGGACCTGCAGTTGGAGATCGTGCAGTTTCCGGAATATCACTGGAGTGTGTGGTAGAAGGCGTTTGATGGACTGGCCTAACTTTCCCCTTATCTGAATTCTTGAATGAACCATTCCGAGATAATGCAGCTATTCTGCTAGGGCTAGATGACTTTGGCGATCCCGAGCTTAGTTCAACAGCCTGCCTTTTCACCACTGGACCAACTTCTGTATTCTCAGCATGTCTCTTACCAGAGACTTGTGTACCTGAAACAACTTTGTGGGTACTGTTTCCCTCAACATCTGAATCTTTTGTATCCAACTTCACAAGTACATCAGCATTTACAGCATTTACAGCATTTGCTTGTCCAGAAAGTTGATTTTTCTCAGTACCCTCCATTTCAACTTTCACTTGCTTCTGGTTTTCAATTTCCTTCTCAAACCTGCATTCTTCACACATCCAATTACCTTCTGGAACTTTATCCAGCATTTCTCGCATGCAATAGGTGTGCTCAGCACCATCACTGCATCTACTACAAATAGCAAGTAAATCCTCCCGACCTGCATCTCCACAGATATCACAAACTTTGACATCATGTTCCACAACGTCTGATTCATCACTCTCATCCACAAGCTGAGATTGCAAAGAAGGTTTCTCAATATCAGGTAACTTAGGCAACTCATTGCACTTCTTGACCTCCTCATCTTGGTCTACACATTTCAATGCTTCAGTCGGCCTGTCCTTACCATCCTTGTCAGTCTCTACTTCTAAGTCTGTATGAACTTCAATTGAAACCACAGAACTGCCTCCAATAAAACTAGTTTTACTATTTGCAATAGTATCAGCAGAGTCATATCCAGCAGATTTCTCACCAGATACAGCATTCAGTGCTGCCTCTTTTGTCGATGATGAATTCATATGCCCCATTGAGCACTCGGGCAATTCTTCCTTGAGATGAGAAGAGAAATCCTCTTCCAAATCTTTAACTTTTGGGTTGCAGGAAGGCAATCCACTGCCCTGTGAGCCAGTGCCAATATCAATATCTTTTAGGGAAGGAACCTCTGAAGGTGTTGATAAACTAGGAGGCACCTTCTGAATAGAATCTTGAGTATAACAACTCACTTGCCCACTGTTATTATGGCTCTTTTTCATATCACTGACATCACGACTGCCTGAGGCAGTTTGAAAATGAACAGTCTTTCCAAATCCCTCTTGACAAACACTACTAACTGAACCTGCACTACATTTTCTGTCAGCATTATAACTAGTCTTTTCATCTTTATTCTCAATAATACATGAGATGTTATCATCATGCACTTCTAAACCCTTTGGATCATCATACTTATTTGGAAGGCTTCTTTGATCAGAAACACATTTTGGTTTCGAAGCAAGGTGATCCTCTACAATATTTTCACTTGGAAGCATCTCAACATCTTCAGACGCATCCAATGCTGCTTGACTTTGAGCATTTTCAGAGAATGAATCATGACTTGAATTAGCACTGACTGGATTACTTATCTCACTGGCAGTATTTTGTAAGTTATCACATGTTCTACTCTTAAAAGGAGGTTGCACATCATTAACAGAATACTGGCTAACAGCATTTCCCCGGCAGTTTTCATCAGAAGATTCATCGGACTTTGACCCCATGAGAGCTTGGTTAAAATGCATGCAAGATGAGCAAGGACTGGAGCACACGATACAGGTCCCAGATTCTGCCCTAATATAAGCTTTCCGACTTCCCTTTTCAGCTGATGGCCTGTTTTCTCACCGTATTGGTCTGAATATCATAATCCGTCTCGTCCACAGGCCCTTGCATCCGACAGCTCCCTCTCAAAACTGAATCTAAGAACCTTAGGATCCACCAAAAACTCAGAAAACGTCCTCTACCAGTtcccctctttcttttctttgtttcgtCCTTCAGCTCTCAAGAGGATTACGTCAACAACATCGCCCTTAAATGAGACCCAGATCGCACAATAGAAAACAATGACAGAGAATACCCAGTCGATGCGCAAACTGTCGTGCAGCAAGGGAGGAGTGccagaaaaataggaaaatatacAAATAGGAACAGAGaaacggaaaaaaaaaactccaggaaagaaaaaaaaggaaagatagGCAAAAAGTAAGTCCAAACAAAGCCACATTCCATTGTTTTGTCAATGGGCTTAAAAAAAAGTGGGGATATCAGAGAATAAGAGAATGATTCTTGGATATCAATATCAATGACAATCCCATTCATCAGCCATTAACAAGAGAGATTAAAAAAGACTAAAAGTAGaaaccaaaacagagcatgctCATGCTCAAATATACTCAGCAAGAGAGAGATCAGTCCCAAATCTCCACAACAATCAATAAGATAACACCGGGACTTGCAGAATAATATTTAGGATCATATAGAGATGAGAGGATGCAAATTTCACATAACCATACCTGAAAGAACCAATCTTTGAGAAGAGTTGCTCAGCTTCCAATGAGATGAGGACTCGTGCTACCAGTCCTTCCCTCTCCCTTTGTGCTTCTCCTCAAGACAATCCCCCCAAAAATCACTAGAATTCCtatctctctctcctctcagTGCGTGCTGCCAATCCCCTCTCTATGCCTCCTTTCAGACGATCCTCCTCCTGCCTCCTCCTCTTTTCCCTTTCCCCTTATACTCATATCAGCCTCTCAAACTCAATCTGCTCAAGAGAATCCCCCTTTCCTTTCTTCTATTTcccttccttttttaaaaaaatcagaatGCTCATCTCCACTCATGCAGGGTCTTCTCTTTCCATATGTATGCAGCCACATTAATTCCTTTTTCCTCACAAAATATTTCTCTTACCTTTTTGAGTGCACATACCTTAGTGAGAGTTGAATAGCAGCCCCTATTCTCttatcaaacaattaaaaaaaatgaaaatagagagaataaaaaaacaaaaagagttaGCAATCTTACAACCTatcaaagattaaaataaaataaaaaataaataaagtaaaacaaaataattgaataaaatagtCAATCCTATGCGggtcatgcaagtcatacaaaaagtgagtctaaaagtgcctaatgggccaagtgtatctaaaagctatcctaaaatgaacgaaaagcctaagtctaaattagggctgccaagggtcacaataagggatcaaataatccctcaaccaaaatctccgaggtgactcagaaaaaaggtaagtggtatgagtagccatgggccaccaaggaactattgtggagtactgaaaacgaacttaaaggcatgtgctaaagggacaaaattgagggtctacaaagaGGTAATCGATTGAGTCAATTCTCAACTAGTTGAGCTGGTTCAATCCATCCTCAATTGATTGGACTAAAAACAGGCCtaaacctcttttttttttttttttgaaaaccatataATACTTAGACAACATCTTTAAGTACCTCTGTGGGTTAATTTATGATAGTTCTGCCTAAGTTTTGTGAAAATATACTCAAGTTTAGATAAGATGTGGTCTTTAAAGCTTAATGCTTAAGAAAACCAAGTACACAAAAGATgcataataaagtaaaaatctTAGGTGGACCCAAATATTCATTTCACATTGAGTTCCTAAGCTTGAATGGACTTCATACACCCTTGGCTTTGATTGTCATGGATTCTTTTATGCCTTACTTgtcatttctttcaattttctccaTTAATACCTAAAACTTAACTCGATGTTCAATTATTAGCATactaaccatgatttgttatcatcaaaacataattAGGAGAATCTTTGGGCTAACAAGAACAAATAATGGaacaaatgtataaaaaatataatcaagtaCAATCAATGAGACGaaggtataaataaatataattaaaatataaatcaacAACATGTAAATGGATAGGTAacatcaaggatgaaaatttggaaatatttttccaatttgTCACCGAAATATAGGATATTGGAAGTGGATGATGccaaaaataaagaagataagtcaacaatgagaaaaaatgaaaaaaaaaaaatggattgaaataattgataaaatgatataaatttggTGGAAAAATTGGGTGCGTCGGTTAAAATTGTCGAtgttttgatgaaaaatcaccttgaaaagattattattttttcatatttattttttattttaaatttatattacccttttattttaattattttccatatttacaacattaatcttattttaaaaaattaatatcacttcgattttaattttttttaatatttatccttttaattttgtttgatttttaatttttaaattttaaaatatttaaaagataaatttatttaaaagttaataaaatattaaaacaattaataaagttattatattttttaaaatataattttaaattaaaattaatttgataagataaattagtAATATAATTGTAGACCCCTTGAAAccaaagttttttttcttattttgaggAGCACCCAGAGGAGCTGGCAACACCTTGGACGCGTGAGGGACTGACTTCCATGAAGCTTCATGCATGAGACGCGTAGCCTTGGACATGACCGgtcatggtggtggttgaagtCTCAAAAGATGATGGTTGAAGCAAGAGAACAGGTGGAAGCGTGGAAGAGAAGA from the Vitis riparia cultivar Riparia Gloire de Montpellier isolate 1030 unplaced genomic scaffold, EGFV_Vit.rip_1.0 scaffold618_pilon_pilon, whole genome shotgun sequence genome contains:
- the LOC117910135 gene encoding LOW QUALITY PROTEIN: uncharacterized protein LOC117910135 (The sequence of the model RefSeq protein was modified relative to this genomic sequence to represent the inferred CDS: substituted 2 bases at 2 genomic stop codons) is translated as MGSKSDESSDENCRGNAVSQYSVNDVQPPFKSRTCDNLQNTASEISNPVSANSSHDSFSENAQSQAALDASEDVEMLPSENIVEDHLASKPKCVSDQRSLPNKYDDPKGLEVHDDNISCIIENKDEKTSYNADRKCSAGSVSSVCQEGFGKTVHFQTASGSRDVSDMKKSHNNSGQVSCYTQDSIQKVPPSLSTPSEVPSLKDIDIGTGSQGSGLPSCNPKVKDLEEDFSSHLKEELPECSMGHMNSSSTKEAALNAVSGEKSAGYDSADTIANSKTSFIGGSSVVSIEVHTDLEVETDKDGKDRPTEALKCVDQDEEVKKCNELPKLPDIEKPSLQSQLVDESDESDVVEHDVKVCDICGDAGREDLLAICSRCSDGAEHTYCMREMLDKVPEGNWMCEECRFEKEIENQKQVKVEMEGTEKNQLSGQANAVNAVNADVLVKLDTKDSDVEGNSTHKVVSGTQVSGKRHAENTEVGPVVKRQAVELSSGSPKSSSPSRIAALSRNGSFKNSDKGKVRPVHQTPSTTHSSDIPETARSPTAGPRLTPRGALLKSNSFSTSNTKPKVKPVEEVLPEKQKRVREPASLDMKEGVSKMMGKSMSFKSSGRLNATESKVKMLSPNFSHVQNPKXLKXAIERNSFDRKNSFKSERTLGSSAMAGSSVSTPKPDQKPASRGESVSVSSISNNRDLKAVQSDGKLTSSKPTCHPSRKVPLNKSLTVEESEGIIKEEVKGPSELVYGCNHQGVEAVIEDEINVMQTATAGKSEEQHQETSKTLLSKEQDHGITTIIRYSEDGKAKEGEISGLVLELNENIQQINPIEPSKEECITLDEVSQLEHQENASAIKYSDSPTESDKVMELSEEVPEGAEKAAEERENIKELIIEREREIKEFPAVSIEDESVDKEQHSETVSNENPSATDSEVQTEKANLEVEEDFSKDPEGSPVIKAMEEEMLQKQGSEKKADVSSSVSGISEEIKEEVIEDADTCSNNIDTASEKEETEQTSLQEAQLDDKHIKIIETSSEDKTLQTNTATETSPHGEEVDRVKLEETSEGVSQLPAIACENRNKESEILEKPHVDEVEAIEGASETISESREQCVEENDGTQKSLIVEESEERIIKEEIKGPSDTISECTYQSFEAVIEDEITADQTIEAENPEEQLQEMSTALISEEQEHGISTITTKLDYESTVEDETPQYENQEDSLGTKMTEERRNLQEEQEDRGAWCILGSHFQKSRNVRSIRKSLAYCPFDFTHATKLLNLLTED